GCGCTCGGCCTTGGCCCCGGCCATGATGCCGGCCAGCACGCCGGCCGGCACGATCCCCAGGCCGACCCCCTGCACGAACCGGCCGAGCGCCAGGAATGAGAAGTTCGGGGCCAGCCAGCCGATGACGGACCCGACGACGAAGACGCTGCAGCCCAGCAGGATGACGCGGCCCGGCCCGAGCCGCCCGACGACCATGCCAGCCGGGAACCCGCCGGCCAGCCGCCCGGCCCCGAGTGCGCTGACCAGGAGCGAGCCGACACTCGCGCCGACGGCAAGCTCGGCCAGGATGTTCGAGAGCGATGGCGCAATGGCCCCGAACCCGACGGAGACCAGCACCAGGGCGATCAGCGCCGCCCAGTAGCTGTAGAGGTCTCGCCAGGAGCGCCCGGCCTGGGCCGAAGCGGAGGAGGCTGACGAGCCAGATGAACCGGTTGAGGTGGCGGTGGACTGCGGAACGGACGTAGACACGGCGAGATGATAGCTCGCCGCGCTCCCAGGGGAAGACGCTCCCAGGGGAAGACGCGCCCGGCGGCTACCTGCCGAGCCGGCTCCAGGCGGCGATCTCGCTCTGCGCCTTCGCCTGCCCGATCTCGGTCAGCCGCCGCGCCATCCGGTGCTGCTCCTGGACGGTCGCTTCGGGGGTCTGCGCGAGCCACCCGGATGGGATGGCAGACTCCCCGCCGAACGCGCCGCAGATCGCCCCCGCCATCGTGGCGATGGTGTCGCTGTCGCGGCCGAAGTTCGCGCCCAGCTCGACAGCCGCCACGGCCTCCCCATCGGCCAGCAGGCAGAGGGCGATGGTCGCCGGGATCGTCTCGCGGGAGTCGCAGGCGATGGTCTGGCGGAAGCGGGCGTGGTACGCCTCGCGGAAGGCGCGGTAGTCGGCGACCTCGCGGGCCAGCGCCACAGCCTCCTCGATCAGCCCGCGCATCAGCGCGCCGCTGGTCGGCTTGAGGTACGCCGTCGAGGCCGTCACGACGTCCTCGATGGTTGTGCCGGGCAGCATCGCCTGGGCAATCGCGGCGGCGACGGCCGCCGCGCCGTCCTGGCAGAAGCTCACATCGCCGGTGTGGATCAGGCTCGCCAGATCCTGGGCCTGGGCGGCGGCCGCGCGCGGGTGGCCGGCGTTGACGATGCCGACCGGCGCGATGGCCATCGCCGAGCTGGAGCTGGGCATGTTGCCGTCG
Above is a window of Chloroflexota bacterium DNA encoding:
- a CDS encoding ADP-ribosylglycohydrolase family protein; the protein is MAALDQLQGRAFTCLLAGLIGDAMGTPTENLEPAQIEERFGWVSTFEGDGTDDSLMKDLLSDALVQTDGHATADDWAAQINAQSARIRERRDKFFPSVLHLVGKLRYGYSPREVSDGNMPSSSSAMAIAPVGIVNAGHPRAAAAQAQDLASLIHTGDVSFCQDGAAAVAAAIAQAMLPGTTIEDVVTASTAYLKPTSGALMRGLIEEAVALAREVADYRAFREAYHARFRQTIACDSRETIPATIALCLLADGEAVAAVELGANFGRDSDTIATMAGAICGAFGGESAIPSGWLAQTPEATVQEQHRMARRLTEIGQAKAQSEIAAWSRLGR